The Papaver somniferum cultivar HN1 chromosome 3, ASM357369v1, whole genome shotgun sequence genome includes a region encoding these proteins:
- the LOC113357413 gene encoding uncharacterized protein LOC113357413 isoform X1, producing the protein MEHNNEGNLSFGEKHYDISLQICASPVGSRSSVSGKDLTVLGSSYEGPYSELGTHSDHPLQIRTSSAGCRSSINGNDLSPVRNSSGDRPSGFNGARADFPLIIPTSPVGPRSSISGKDLPPFPNSSKSSRQNSGGFCHDLSSKNKVASLNGEGGSRLGKKSREVCQSLVLESVNISVFPSKKSTSLPVTPLASLTPSASTTSKERIGGQYESSHTVVIPPKVPRSLSVPVRNVVIVRSLSFINRTEPVQIETSNDITSPIVMEDGDQEIPEEEAVCRICFVELTEGGKTFKMECSCKGDLRLTHEECVVKWFSIKGNKTCDVCRHDVRNLPVAVLRVHASRQRIYRNRRNTAQNPPAISAWYDLIVLTMISSISYFFFLEQLLRSDMKSQAIVIAAPFAFSLGLLGSMFAIIVAIKEYVWTYTALEFVLVVMILHLCYTELHLHPIYAVLLSAIVGFGTAISVNALCLYICMRRPWYVRRPIDTWSDA; encoded by the exons ATGGAACATAACAACGAAGGAAATCTGTCTTTCGGCGAAAAACATTATGATATCTCACTGCAAATATGCGCGAGTCCGGTAGGTTCTCGAAGTAGCGTCAGTGGGAAGGACTTAACCGTGTTAGGGAGCTCGTATGAAGGTCCGTATTCAGAACTTGGTACACATTCTGATCATCCACTGCAAATACGCACGAGTTCAGCAGGTTGTCGAAGTAGTATCAATGGAAATGATCTATCCCCAGTACGGAATTCCTCTGGAGATAGGCCTTCAGGGTTCAACGGAGCACGTGCTGATTTCCCACTGATAATACCCACCAGTCCAGTAGGTCCTCGAAGTAGCATTAGCGGAAAGGATCTACCACCCTTTCCTAATTCTTCCAAAAGTAGTAGACAAAATTCTGGTGGCTTTTGTCATGATTTAAGTTCCAAAAACAAAGTAGCATCTTTAAATGGAGAAGGAGGCTCCCGTCTTGGTAAAAAATCCAGGGAGGTTTGTCAGAGTCTTGTCCTGGAAAGTGTAAACATTTCGGTTTTCCCGTCGAAAAAGTCCACATCTCTTCCTGTTACACCATTGGCAAGCTTGACCCCTTCAGCCTCAACAACTTCGAAAGAAAGGATAGGTGGTCAGTATGAATCTTCGCat ACTGTGGTAATTCCACCTAAGGTTCCAAGGTCCTTGTCCGTACCTGTGCGTAATGTTGTGATTGTGAGATCTTTGTCCTTCATCAATCGAACGGAACCTGTGCAGATTGAAACTAGTAATG ATATTACAAGTCCTATTGTAATGGAAGATGGTGATCAAGAGATTCCTGAAGAGGAAGCAGTTTGTAGGATCTGTTTCGTAGAATTGACGGAAGGAGGAAAGACATTCAAgatggagtgtagttgtaagggTGATCTCAGGCTTACACACGAAGAATGTGTTGTGAAGTGGTTCAGCATTAAAGGTAACAAGACATGTGATGTCTGCCGGCATGATGTTCGTAATTTACCTGTTGCTGTCCTCCGGGTGCATGCTTCTAGACAAAGGATATACAGAAACAGACGAAACACAGCTCAAAATCCCCCAGCAATTAG TGCTTGGTATGACTTGATAGTACTTACCATGATAAGTTCAATAAGTTACTTCTTCTTCCTTGAGCAGCTACTG CGTAGTGACATGAAATCTCAAGCAATCGTGATTGCAGCACCATTTGCTTTCAGCTTGGGGCTTTTGGGATCAATGTTTGCAATCATTGTAG CAATCAAGGAGTATGTATGGACGTACACAGCACTTGAATTTGTTTTGGTGGTCATGATTCTCCATCTGTGCTATACTGAA CTCCATCTGCATCCGATCTACGCGGTATTGCTTTCGGCAATAGTTGGTTTTGGGACTGCAATATCAGTAAATGCATTATGTCTTTACATATGCATGCGGCGTCCCTGGTATGTGCGGAGACCTATAGACACTTGGAGTGACGCGTAG
- the LOC113357413 gene encoding uncharacterized protein LOC113357413 isoform X2, which produces MEHNNEGNLSFGEKHYDISLQICASPVGSRSSVSGKDLTVLGSSYEGPYSELGTHSDHPLQIRTSSAGCRSSINGNDLSPVRNSSGDRPSGFNGARADFPLIIPTSPVGPRSSISGKDLPPFPNSSKSSRQNSGGFCHDLSSKNKVASLNGEGGSRLGKKSREVCQSLVLESVNISVFPSKKSTSLPVTPLASLTPSASTTSKERIGGQYESSHTVVIPPKVPRSLSVPVRNVVIVRSLSFINRTEPVQIETSNDITSPIVMEDGDQEIPEEEAVCRICFVELTEGGKTFKMECSCKGDLRLTHEECVVKWFSIKGNKTCDVCRHDVRNLPVAVLRVHASRQRIYRNRRNTAQNPPAISAWYDLIVLTMISSISYFFFLEQLLRSDMKSQAIVIAAPFAFSLGLLGSMFAIIQSRSMYGRTQHLNLFWWS; this is translated from the exons ATGGAACATAACAACGAAGGAAATCTGTCTTTCGGCGAAAAACATTATGATATCTCACTGCAAATATGCGCGAGTCCGGTAGGTTCTCGAAGTAGCGTCAGTGGGAAGGACTTAACCGTGTTAGGGAGCTCGTATGAAGGTCCGTATTCAGAACTTGGTACACATTCTGATCATCCACTGCAAATACGCACGAGTTCAGCAGGTTGTCGAAGTAGTATCAATGGAAATGATCTATCCCCAGTACGGAATTCCTCTGGAGATAGGCCTTCAGGGTTCAACGGAGCACGTGCTGATTTCCCACTGATAATACCCACCAGTCCAGTAGGTCCTCGAAGTAGCATTAGCGGAAAGGATCTACCACCCTTTCCTAATTCTTCCAAAAGTAGTAGACAAAATTCTGGTGGCTTTTGTCATGATTTAAGTTCCAAAAACAAAGTAGCATCTTTAAATGGAGAAGGAGGCTCCCGTCTTGGTAAAAAATCCAGGGAGGTTTGTCAGAGTCTTGTCCTGGAAAGTGTAAACATTTCGGTTTTCCCGTCGAAAAAGTCCACATCTCTTCCTGTTACACCATTGGCAAGCTTGACCCCTTCAGCCTCAACAACTTCGAAAGAAAGGATAGGTGGTCAGTATGAATCTTCGCat ACTGTGGTAATTCCACCTAAGGTTCCAAGGTCCTTGTCCGTACCTGTGCGTAATGTTGTGATTGTGAGATCTTTGTCCTTCATCAATCGAACGGAACCTGTGCAGATTGAAACTAGTAATG ATATTACAAGTCCTATTGTAATGGAAGATGGTGATCAAGAGATTCCTGAAGAGGAAGCAGTTTGTAGGATCTGTTTCGTAGAATTGACGGAAGGAGGAAAGACATTCAAgatggagtgtagttgtaagggTGATCTCAGGCTTACACACGAAGAATGTGTTGTGAAGTGGTTCAGCATTAAAGGTAACAAGACATGTGATGTCTGCCGGCATGATGTTCGTAATTTACCTGTTGCTGTCCTCCGGGTGCATGCTTCTAGACAAAGGATATACAGAAACAGACGAAACACAGCTCAAAATCCCCCAGCAATTAG TGCTTGGTATGACTTGATAGTACTTACCATGATAAGTTCAATAAGTTACTTCTTCTTCCTTGAGCAGCTACTG CGTAGTGACATGAAATCTCAAGCAATCGTGATTGCAGCACCATTTGCTTTCAGCTTGGGGCTTTTGGGATCAATGTTTGCAATCATT CAATCAAGGAGTATGTATGGACGTACACAGCACTTGAATTTGTTTTGGTGGTCATGA